Within the Vibrio tasmaniensis genome, the region TTGGCGATGAACTCGATGCCCAATGCGCCAAGAATCAAGCCCATGATACGTGTGATCACGTTGATACCTGTTTGACCTAAAAAGCGAACGATAACCGGCGCCGAACGGAACAGAAGCCAAGAGCAGGTTGCAAACGCGATGATGCTAATACCAATTCCCACAGTATCAATGGCTGCAGGGTAACGAGACCCATAAACAATGGTAGAGCTGATTGCCCCAGGTCCCGCCATTAAGGGCATAGCAAGAGGAACGACTCCTATTTGCTCTTTGCTGATGTATTCAGATTTCTCTTGTTTGTTCTGTTTATCTTCACCGAGCTTACCGCTCATCATCGAAAATGCGATGCTCAATAATAGCAACCCACCTGCAACTCGGAATGAGTCTAGCGATATG harbors:
- a CDS encoding YchE family NAAT transporter; translated protein: MQGLELAIFMQFFLGLVAAVNPIGIMPVFVSLTAHMPPEERNRTALQANIAVAVILIVSLVAGQMLLDMFSISLDSFRVAGGLLLLSIAFSMMSGKLGEDKQNKQEKSEYISKEQIGVVPLAMPLMAGPGAISSTIVYGSRYPAAIDTVGIGISIIAFATCSWLLFRSAPVIVRFLGQTGINVITRIMGLILGALGIEFIANGLRNLFPGLA